The sequence GAGCTCAATAGGGCTTGCCGGCACGGCGGGCGGGAGAGAGCAAGAAGGTCTGGCTGCCGCGGTTGGTCTTGATGGCCTGCGCCTCGGAGGGCGACATCTGGTAGGCGTTGGTGAGAACCTGCAGTGGCATTCCCCTGAGCGCGGACGTGTAGCCGGCCATGTCGTTGCGCATGGGGTTGCCGCTGGTCTTGAAGGCCACCCACTCGAATCCCTGGTTCCCGGCCTTGGCCGTGGACGTGTAGAACTGCGGCACCACGAACATGTCTCCCTGGCTCACCCGCTCCTTCATCATCGCCTGCCCGCTGTGGTCCACCACTTCAACCTGCGCCTCGCCCCGGGTCACGTACACGATCGTGTGCCCTTCCATTGCCCAGTGGGGGCTCAGCATCGCATTCTGCATGTATGCACTTTATCAACTCACACAACACAACACTAGTCTATATATAATTTGTTGATCAaaattataagttcaattaccGCGAAGAGAGAGCCTTTCTCGGCGCTCATGTCGAGGTAGCTGAGGATGGGGAGCTTGTGCCTGTCGGCGACGTTGAGCTTTCCGGCCTCCCTTGAGTAGATGTCGGCGTCCTTTGCGTTTTCGATGTTGGTGCGGATCTTCATCGCGCAGAAGGTTTCCTCGAAGCCGTTGTTGTAGGGTCTAGAAGATTCCCTGCGTTGGTATTCGTCGGGGCGGATGTAGCTCATGCTCTCGCGGGCGATGACGCTCAGCCCTCTCTCCTCCTCCGTCGCCTGCATCCGCCTGATGAGGTCGGGGGACACGTTGAAGGCCTCCGCCATCAGCTCCGCGTCGAATGCTTGGAAAATGTTGTGGAACGTCGACTCCTCGCCGCCCTTGCCTCTTTGCGGCGCTGACCCGGCCAGGTAGAATGCCTGCACCCAtgttttccattttatttatttagaaaaCGAATTGCAGGAttttattaatcaatcaattaattaattagtaagtaCTCTGAATTTCTGGTCGAGCTGGTTGCTTTGGTGGTTGAGATCGTTGATGGAGACGGCGATCAAGTCCTCGCTGCCGTCGTTGTGGCACCAGTGGACT comes from Salvia miltiorrhiza cultivar Shanhuang (shh) chromosome 3, IMPLAD_Smil_shh, whole genome shotgun sequence and encodes:
- the LOC131014171 gene encoding 11S globulin seed storage protein 2-like, with product MASKFLLALSLSLLVSAALGDRQYAPRETMAGRPLRLSRPQQCRIQRISAVQPRNQIQSEGGFTELWDEFEDQFQCAGVVAMRNTLRPNALSLPNYHPNPRLIYIERGQGFIGVIFPGCAETYQARGGQQEAQREGDERDLHQKIHRIRRGDVIALPPGAVHWCHNDGSEDLIAVSINDLNHQSNQLDQKFRAFYLAGSAPQRGKGGEESTFHNIFQAFDAELMAEAFNVSPDLIRRMQATEEERGLSVIARESMSYIRPDEYQRRESSRPYNNGFEETFCAMKIRTNIENAKDADIYSREAGKLNVADRHKLPILSYLDMSAEKGSLFANAMLSPHWAMEGHTIVYVTRGEAQVEVVDHSGQAMMKERVSQGDMFVVPQFYTSTAKAGNQGFEWVAFKTSGNPMRNDMAGYTSALRGMPLQVLTNAYQMSPSEAQAIKTNRGSQTFLLSPARRAGKPY